In the genome of Octopus sinensis linkage group LG12, ASM634580v1, whole genome shotgun sequence, one region contains:
- the LOC115218046 gene encoding phosphoserine phosphatase isoform X3, whose translation MIQSDTNYRTSGLVFLNFFLLVTMGSNDELVKLWLSADAVCFDVDSTLCKEEAIDELAKFCGVGEEIRKCTIEAMNGNISFQDALRTRLNIIKPSKSILKQFIETHPPKLTDGVKDLILILQKKNIDIYLISGGFRTIIETVAKEVNIPKDHIFANRLQFDQDGNYVSFDKAELTAKSGGKGQVIQLLKDKHNYSNLIMIGDGATDMEASPPADAFIGFGGNVVRKKVKEEAKWFVMSFAELTNVFKNGSNNMEV comes from the exons GTCACGATGGGTTCCAATGATGAATTAGTGAAATTGTGGCTTTCTGCTGATGCTGTTTGTTTCGATGTTGACTCCACTCTTTGCAAAGAAGAAGCAATTGATGAACTTGCAAAGTTCTGTGGAGTTGGTGAAGAAATTAGAAAATG tACCATTGAAGCAATGAATGGTAACATCAGCTTCCAAGATGCATTAAGAACTAGgttaaatattattaaaccaaGTAAAAGTATTCTTAAACAGTTTATAGAAACTCATCCACCAAAATTAACCGATGGAGTCAA AGACCTGATACTTatactacagaaaaaaaacattgatatcTATCTTATTTCGGGAGGATTCCGTACCATCATTGAGACTGTCGCCAAAGAAGTGAACATTCCAAAAGATcatatatttgcaaacaggttGCAGTTTGATCAAGATG GTAATTATGTTAGTTTTGATAAAGCAGAGCTCACAGCCAAGAGTGGTGGTAAAGGACAAGTGATTCAACTTTTGAAAGATAAACATAATTATAGCAATTTAATTATGATCGGTGATGGTGCAACTGACATGGAAGCTTCTCCTCCTGCT gATGCTTTTATTGGTTTTGGAGGTAATGTTGTGAGGAAGAAAGTGAAGGAAGAAGCAAAATGGTTTGTGATGTCTTTTGCAGAATTAACTAATGTATTTAAAAATGGTTCCAATAATATGGAGGTGTAA